One genomic window of Trichlorobacter lovleyi includes the following:
- a CDS encoding zinc dependent phospholipase C family protein, producing MPKELTHWWLAAEAVKQLPLDRTIRQLLEEHQAAYLVGAVLPDTLLHLVRGPWSETALQLARGFHEPAGSSYAPLLRFAEQTTLSPAATACLLGIASHIDADITFHPYICALAGDDLGQHYRLETELDLWLLYQGRKPPVFRLEELLSGPVSEVAATVLQGVFDPERKLPQEVLQETIQLHSRIQAIYGSPYWQLLARLLGVLPVPSLRRWQKLFYPPDWQRGRARDWPDQWIHHTSGQQRGDTPDGLAADALSRIAGLLRRVDEQGSIRSFRSHPGENLITGMAPAQTDRDTPIPDQG from the coding sequence ATGCCCAAGGAACTTACCCACTGGTGGCTGGCAGCAGAGGCAGTAAAACAGCTGCCGCTGGACCGGACCATCAGACAACTGCTTGAAGAGCACCAGGCAGCCTACCTGGTGGGAGCCGTGTTGCCCGACACCCTGCTGCATCTGGTGCGTGGCCCCTGGAGTGAGACCGCCCTGCAGCTGGCCCGGGGCTTTCATGAGCCTGCCGGCAGTAGCTATGCACCGCTGCTGCGTTTTGCCGAGCAAACCACACTCAGCCCTGCCGCCACCGCCTGCCTGCTGGGAATAGCCTCGCATATTGATGCAGACATCACCTTCCACCCCTACATCTGTGCCCTGGCGGGTGACGATCTGGGGCAGCATTACCGCCTGGAGACCGAGCTTGATCTCTGGTTGTTGTATCAGGGCAGGAAACCACCGGTCTTCCGGCTGGAGGAACTTTTGAGCGGGCCGGTCAGCGAGGTGGCGGCAACGGTATTACAGGGGGTTTTTGATCCGGAGAGAAAACTGCCGCAGGAGGTACTGCAGGAAACCATTCAGCTGCACAGCCGTATTCAGGCCATATACGGTTCTCCGTACTGGCAGCTCCTGGCCCGCCTGCTCGGAGTTTTACCGGTACCCAGCCTTCGTCGCTGGCAGAAACTGTTCTACCCCCCTGACTGGCAGCGGGGACGTGCGAGAGACTGGCCCGACCAATGGATCCATCACACCAGCGGTCAGCAACGTGGCGACACACCTGACGGACTTGCGGCTGATGCACTCAGCCGTATCGCAGGGTTGTTACGCAGGGTTGACGAACAGGGCAGTATCCGCAGTTTCCGGAGCCATCCCGGAGAAAACCTCATCACCGGCATGGCTCCGGCACAAACGGACCGGGATACTCCAATTCCAGATCAAGGATGA
- a CDS encoding response regulator produces MKALRSLLLGLLVLLVLPCLCRGQQQVIRVVMDDNYPPFIFRSADGALQGILVDQWQLWEQKTGVHAELSAMDWAVAQQRMQAGEFDVIDTIFKTEERIQKYDFGKPYQKIDQPVYFRREISGIRDIGSLKGFTIAVKEGDAIIGFLRQHGIDTLVTYPSYEAIIRAAKEDKVAVFSVDQSPASYFLYKMGMVDRFKQTEPLHSGQFHRAVRKGDMATLQLVEKGFAAITPAELKRIDETWYGSAARYNSSYNWLWWVLGGVALLALLLLFWNRGLRRIIARKTHELRESERNYRELVQGSDSIILRWKRDGLIIFVNDYGARFFGYEASELIGESLFQTIVPHNQVDGRDLHQLLADIFVHTDQYRVNLNQNMRKDGGLVWISWNNRPVYDDQGQVLEMLSVGIDITARIDAENALRQNQQDLVQARQAAEGANEAKSLFLANMSHEIRTPLNAIIGINSLLVERLDAGELKELAKDSMAAANNLLDIISDVLDISKIEAGKLEIVTVPFDPRMLVNQLERMFGAIVREKGLRFDVSLGARLPGLLLSDPARIQQIGVNLLSNALKFTEQGAIRLRLTGSVLDDNTVQLDLIVSDSGKGILAENIERVFSPFVQEDLSTTRKFGGTGLGLAISRHLAEMLGGSIKVESRIGEGSTFTCSIPCTISKKLTSELASAARDEAQKICRRLRILVAEDSVVNCKMMEAILRMEGHRVRFADTGRKAVQAWQEEPFDLILMDIQMPEMDGVQATAIIRATEAEKGGHIPIIALTAYAMIGDKQRFLDAGMDAYLPKPITTEQLRRLLWEYGQEE; encoded by the coding sequence ATGAAGGCCCTACGTAGTCTATTGCTCGGTTTGCTGGTGTTGCTGGTACTGCCCTGTCTCTGCCGGGGCCAGCAGCAGGTTATCCGGGTCGTCATGGATGACAACTATCCTCCCTTTATCTTCAGGTCTGCGGATGGCGCTCTGCAAGGCATTCTGGTTGATCAGTGGCAGCTCTGGGAACAAAAGACCGGTGTGCATGCAGAACTGAGCGCCATGGATTGGGCCGTTGCCCAGCAGCGGATGCAGGCCGGAGAGTTTGATGTTATTGATACCATATTTAAAACAGAGGAGCGCATCCAGAAGTATGATTTTGGTAAGCCCTACCAGAAAATAGATCAGCCGGTCTACTTTCGTCGCGAGATCAGCGGCATACGAGACATAGGCTCCCTGAAGGGATTTACCATTGCCGTCAAGGAAGGGGACGCCATTATCGGCTTCCTGAGACAGCACGGTATCGATACCCTGGTTACCTATCCCAGTTACGAAGCGATCATACGCGCTGCCAAAGAAGACAAGGTTGCGGTCTTTTCTGTTGATCAGTCCCCCGCATCATATTTTCTCTACAAAATGGGCATGGTGGACCGCTTCAAGCAGACTGAACCGCTGCATAGCGGACAGTTTCACCGTGCGGTAAGAAAAGGAGACATGGCGACACTACAGCTGGTTGAAAAAGGATTTGCCGCCATAACACCAGCTGAACTTAAGCGGATCGACGAAACCTGGTACGGTTCTGCTGCACGATACAACAGCAGTTATAACTGGCTCTGGTGGGTACTGGGCGGTGTGGCGCTGCTTGCACTGCTGCTGTTGTTCTGGAACCGTGGCCTACGCAGGATCATTGCCCGCAAGACCCATGAACTACGGGAGAGTGAACGGAACTATCGCGAGCTGGTGCAGGGGTCTGACAGTATCATCCTCCGCTGGAAACGGGATGGCTTGATCATTTTTGTTAATGATTACGGTGCCCGTTTTTTTGGCTATGAGGCGTCTGAGCTGATCGGAGAATCGTTGTTTCAGACCATTGTGCCGCACAATCAGGTGGACGGTCGCGACCTGCACCAGCTGCTGGCTGATATCTTCGTACATACCGATCAGTACCGGGTCAACCTGAATCAGAATATGCGTAAGGATGGCGGTCTGGTCTGGATTTCCTGGAATAACCGTCCGGTTTATGATGATCAGGGCCAGGTGCTTGAGATGTTGAGTGTCGGTATTGACATCACCGCCCGCATAGATGCGGAAAATGCGCTGCGCCAGAATCAGCAGGATCTGGTGCAGGCCCGCCAGGCGGCTGAAGGGGCAAATGAGGCAAAGAGCCTCTTCCTGGCCAACATGAGCCATGAGATCCGCACCCCCTTGAATGCCATTATCGGTATCAATTCGCTGCTGGTGGAACGCCTGGATGCCGGCGAGTTGAAGGAGCTGGCCAAGGATTCCATGGCGGCTGCGAATAACCTGCTGGATATCATCAGCGATGTGCTGGATATCTCCAAGATCGAGGCGGGCAAGCTGGAGATCGTCACGGTTCCCTTTGACCCGCGCATGCTGGTCAATCAGCTTGAGCGAATGTTCGGCGCGATTGTGCGGGAGAAGGGGCTGCGCTTTGATGTCTCGCTGGGGGCCAGACTGCCGGGGCTGTTGCTGTCAGATCCGGCCCGGATACAGCAGATCGGCGTCAACCTGTTGTCCAATGCCCTCAAGTTTACGGAGCAGGGGGCCATCCGGCTGCGGCTGACCGGCAGTGTCCTTGATGACAATACGGTGCAGCTTGACCTGATCGTCTCGGATTCTGGCAAAGGTATTCTGGCCGAAAACATTGAACGGGTCTTCAGCCCCTTTGTGCAGGAAGACCTCTCCACCACCCGTAAGTTCGGCGGTACCGGGCTTGGCCTGGCGATCTCCCGGCACCTGGCAGAGATGCTGGGGGGCAGTATCAAGGTTGAGAGCCGGATTGGCGAAGGGAGCACCTTTACCTGTAGCATCCCGTGCACGATCAGTAAAAAGCTGACATCAGAGCTTGCCAGTGCCGCCCGTGACGAAGCGCAGAAGATCTGCCGCCGTCTGCGGATTCTGGTGGCCGAGGATTCTGTGGTGAACTGCAAAATGATGGAGGCCATCCTGCGGATGGAGGGGCACCGGGTACGCTTTGCCGATACCGGCCGCAAGGCCGTGCAGGCCTGGCAGGAGGAGCCGTTTGACCTGATCCTGATGGATATCCAGATGCCCGAGATGGATGGCGTGCAGGCCACGGCGATTATCCGGGCCACTGAGGCGGAGAAGGGCGGGCATATTCCGATCATTGCCCTGACCGCCTATGCCATGATCGGTGATAAACAGCGCTTTCTTGATGCCGGCATGGATGCCTACCTGCCCAAACCGATTACAACCGAGCAGCTGCGTCGGCTGTTGTGGGAGTACGGCCAGGAAGAGTAA
- a CDS encoding YihY/virulence factor BrkB family protein, whose protein sequence is MWQRFGRHQGMLRASALSFDTTLALVPVLALVFVMLQTVGVRELVEPFILQQLTGNSSVIAARVHEYVRNTRVAGLGSFSTLLLILTLLFLLESIREAFNAIWGGAEQRSLLRRGLDYLLVLAAVPLLLTTAIGMTSLLQSQWLVQWLINNTSLGEGVLLLFRLTPFFCSSLVLVLVYLLLPGVKVRFASALTGGVAAGACWQLAHWVYFRFQFGVTRYNAIYGALSLLPFLLIWIYTSWLVVLLGFELVRCHQQGGFSGDEVIAAGEVRS, encoded by the coding sequence GTGTGGCAGCGCTTTGGACGCCATCAGGGCATGTTGCGGGCCTCTGCCCTTTCATTTGATACAACCCTGGCGTTGGTGCCGGTACTGGCGCTGGTCTTTGTGATGCTGCAAACGGTCGGCGTGCGGGAGCTGGTTGAACCGTTCATACTGCAGCAGCTGACCGGTAATTCCAGTGTCATTGCTGCCAGGGTGCATGAGTATGTACGCAACACCAGGGTTGCCGGGCTTGGTTCTTTCAGTACCCTGCTGCTGATTCTTACCCTGTTGTTTCTGCTGGAGAGCATCAGAGAGGCGTTCAATGCGATCTGGGGGGGGGCCGAACAGCGCAGCCTGCTGCGACGCGGTCTGGACTACCTGCTGGTCCTTGCGGCAGTGCCGCTTTTGCTGACCACGGCAATCGGCATGACCTCGCTGCTTCAAAGCCAATGGCTGGTTCAGTGGCTGATCAACAACACCAGTCTCGGAGAAGGGGTGCTGCTGCTCTTCAGGCTGACCCCTTTCTTCTGCAGTTCTCTGGTGCTGGTACTGGTGTATCTGCTGCTGCCTGGCGTAAAGGTCAGGTTTGCCTCGGCACTGACGGGAGGGGTTGCCGCCGGGGCCTGCTGGCAGCTTGCCCACTGGGTCTATTTCCGTTTTCAGTTTGGTGTGACACGTTATAATGCCATCTACGGAGCCCTGTCGTTGCTGCCGTTTCTGCTGATCTGGATCTACACCAGCTGGCTGGTGGTGCTGCTGGGATTTGAGCTGGTTCGTTGCCATCAGCAGGGTGGTTTTTCCGGTGATGAGGTTATCGCTGCAGGTGAGGTGCGGTCATGA
- the tpx gene encoding thiol peroxidase — protein MNERSGSITFKGNPMTLLGPELKVGDKAPDFLTVDTTLTPVSLDSHAGKIRVISAVPSLDTPVCDTETRRFNQEAAGLPENVVVLTISLDLPFAQKRWCGAAGIDRVVTLSDYRERSFGLNYGVLIKELLLLSRCIFVVDAQGVIRYIQQVPEVTSEPDYAAVLDAVKSLL, from the coding sequence ATGAATGAGCGCAGCGGCAGCATCACTTTTAAAGGTAACCCGATGACCCTGCTGGGACCGGAGCTGAAGGTCGGTGACAAGGCTCCTGACTTTTTAACGGTTGACACTACCCTTACCCCGGTCAGCCTGGACAGCCATGCAGGGAAGATCAGGGTGATCAGTGCTGTTCCGTCGCTTGACACCCCGGTCTGCGATACCGAGACCCGCCGCTTTAACCAGGAAGCAGCTGGCCTGCCGGAAAATGTCGTGGTGCTGACCATCAGCCTCGATCTGCCTTTTGCCCAGAAGCGCTGGTGCGGCGCTGCCGGAATTGACCGGGTGGTGACCCTGTCCGACTACCGTGAGCGCTCCTTCGGCCTCAACTACGGGGTGCTGATCAAGGAGTTACTGCTGCTCTCCCGTTGCATCTTTGTCGTGGATGCCCAGGGGGTTATCCGGTATATCCAGCAGGTGCCGGAAGTGACCAGTGAACCTGATTATGCAGCTGTGCTGGATGCGGTAAAGAGCTTGCTTTAG
- a CDS encoding cupin domain-containing protein, translating into MNTTQQTIIGQPFDMNSQVAYQPGSVVSRTLIDKKIGTLTLFAFDAGQGLSEHTAPFDAVVQVLDGTAAVTIDGTLHQVAAGQMIIMPANLPHALKAEVPFKMLLVMIRA; encoded by the coding sequence ATGAACACCACTCAACAAACCATTATCGGACAGCCATTCGACATGAACAGCCAGGTGGCCTACCAGCCCGGCTCGGTGGTCAGCCGCACCCTGATTGACAAAAAGATCGGCACCCTGACCCTGTTTGCCTTTGATGCGGGACAGGGGCTTTCAGAGCACACCGCCCCGTTTGATGCCGTGGTCCAGGTGCTGGACGGGACCGCCGCCGTTACCATCGACGGCACGCTGCATCAGGTGGCTGCCGGACAGATGATCATCATGCCGGCCAACCTGCCGCACGCACTCAAGGCCGAGGTCCCGTTCAAGATGCTGCTGGTCATGATCAGGGCGTAG
- a CDS encoding methyl-accepting chemotaxis protein, with protein sequence MQWFRNFKISTKLVVSFLFILTLMAALGLFMILRLSSISASSLDMAKVQLPGLLSISRISDYFGSYRRGELLEVLSEKKEDIEKYVKRNSEMLEKLKSEQQVYEKLMDSDAEKKAYAEFAEALPLYLAENPRIVALALENKDIEASELVRGASSKNFNRALKALEAIMAAQVKQTVKDSSAMVSLSATSRTWVLVALVVCIIAGLIEAVVIARLISAPLQDLTRKAEQIAGGDLNVTVDQNSSDEVGQLSAAFNTMTTNLRNLIGRLTETSAQLLSASGQLRVAAEQMSTGTEEVAAQASTVATASEEMSATSSDIANNCHMAADSAQHAADTTQKGFDVVRHTVDGIRQRGEGTKANAKLVESLGGRSDQIGAIVSTIEDIADQTNLLALNAAIEAARAGEMGRGFAVVADEVRALAERTTRATKEISEMIRAIQNETRQAIVSMEEGVRGTEQGVSEAIQLETALNEILEQVNAVTMQVSQIATAAEEQTATTSEITNNINQINQVVNQTSQGAHESAGAAAGLAHQAEELQALVRQFRL encoded by the coding sequence ATGCAATGGTTCAGAAACTTCAAGATCAGCACCAAACTGGTTGTCTCATTCCTGTTTATTCTGACTCTTATGGCAGCACTGGGGCTTTTCATGATCCTCAGGCTCAGTAGCATCAGCGCCTCCTCACTGGATATGGCAAAGGTGCAGCTGCCGGGGCTGCTCTCCATTTCCCGGATCAGTGACTACTTCGGCAGTTATCGCCGGGGAGAACTGCTGGAGGTCTTATCGGAAAAGAAAGAGGATATTGAAAAGTACGTCAAACGTAACAGTGAGATGCTGGAGAAGCTGAAGAGTGAGCAACAGGTCTATGAAAAATTGATGGATTCTGATGCAGAGAAAAAGGCCTATGCGGAATTTGCTGAAGCGCTCCCCTTGTACCTGGCGGAAAACCCCAGGATTGTTGCCCTGGCCTTGGAAAATAAGGATATTGAGGCCAGTGAGCTTGTCCGCGGTGCCTCCAGCAAGAATTTCAATCGGGCCCTGAAGGCCCTTGAAGCCATTATGGCGGCACAGGTCAAGCAAACGGTCAAGGACAGCTCTGCCATGGTTTCCCTGAGTGCAACATCCCGGACCTGGGTTCTTGTTGCGCTGGTTGTCTGTATCATTGCCGGCCTGATTGAGGCGGTTGTGATCGCCCGCCTGATCAGCGCGCCGTTGCAGGACCTGACCCGCAAGGCAGAACAGATTGCCGGAGGCGACCTGAATGTCACGGTTGATCAGAACTCCAGCGATGAGGTCGGTCAACTGAGTGCTGCCTTTAATACCATGACCACCAACCTGCGTAACCTGATCGGGCGGCTTACCGAGACATCGGCGCAACTGCTGTCAGCCTCCGGCCAGCTGCGGGTTGCTGCCGAACAGATGTCCACCGGTACCGAAGAGGTGGCTGCCCAGGCCAGTACCGTGGCAACTGCCAGCGAAGAGATGTCGGCCACCTCCTCTGATATTGCCAATAACTGCCATATGGCGGCAGACAGCGCCCAGCATGCCGCAGACACCACCCAAAAAGGGTTTGATGTGGTCAGGCATACCGTTGACGGCATTCGCCAGCGGGGTGAGGGGACCAAGGCCAATGCCAAGCTGGTTGAATCGCTGGGGGGACGCTCCGATCAGATTGGTGCCATTGTCTCAACCATTGAAGATATTGCTGATCAGACCAATCTGCTGGCTCTGAATGCCGCCATTGAGGCCGCACGGGCGGGCGAGATGGGCCGCGGTTTTGCCGTGGTTGCCGATGAGGTGCGCGCCCTGGCGGAACGTACCACCCGTGCCACCAAAGAGATCAGTGAGATGATCCGGGCCATCCAGAATGAGACCAGGCAGGCCATCGTTTCCATGGAGGAAGGGGTGAGAGGCACCGAACAGGGGGTCTCGGAAGCGATCCAGCTGGAAACCGCCCTGAATGAAATCCTTGAACAGGTGAATGCCGTGACCATGCAGGTCAGTCAGATCGCCACGGCAGCAGAAGAACAGACCGCGACCACCAGTGAGATCACCAATAACATCAACCAGATCAATCAGGTGGTGAACCAGACCTCACAGGGTGCCCATGAGTCTGCCGGGGCTGCAGCCGGTCTGGCGCATCAGGCGGAAGAGCTGCAGGCCCTGGTACGGCAGTTCAGGTTGTAG
- a CDS encoding carbonic anhydrase encodes MITTLLEGNKRFVSEVFDREKDYFAELSKHQRPTVLWIGCSDSRVPVNTITQTRPGEVFVHRNVGNIVATNDWNLSAVLEFTINHLNIPDVVVCGHYNCGGINALVNESPDDRYIPIWLNNAYKALERVDDKLRSLRLQVTDDQRRRLIEEENVRLQLEHLHEYPFVRRAMLDGKLTIHGWMYDMDSGEIKVMQKNDIICR; translated from the coding sequence ATGATCACCACCCTGCTGGAAGGCAACAAGCGCTTTGTCTCCGAGGTCTTTGACCGGGAGAAAGACTACTTTGCCGAGCTGTCCAAACACCAACGCCCAACGGTACTCTGGATCGGTTGCTCCGACTCCAGGGTACCGGTCAATACCATCACCCAGACCAGGCCGGGAGAGGTGTTTGTCCACCGAAACGTGGGCAATATTGTGGCCACCAACGACTGGAACCTTTCCGCGGTGCTGGAGTTCACCATCAATCACCTGAACATACCGGATGTCGTGGTCTGCGGGCATTACAACTGCGGCGGCATCAATGCCCTGGTCAATGAAAGCCCGGATGATCGCTATATCCCGATCTGGCTGAACAATGCCTACAAGGCGCTGGAGCGGGTGGATGACAAGTTACGTTCGTTGCGCCTGCAGGTGACTGACGATCAGCGGCGGCGCCTGATTGAGGAGGAAAACGTCCGGCTGCAGCTGGAGCATCTGCACGAATATCCCTTTGTACGGCGGGCCATGCTGGATGGCAAACTGACCATCCACGGCTGGATGTATGACATGGATAGCGGTGAGATCAAGGTGATGCAGAAAAACGACATAATCTGCCGGTAG
- a CDS encoding hydrolase, with product MTTIRQRFFLDAADSVLVVIDVQERLCKAMDPQVLAGLTANTAILLESAAELQVPVVITEQYVKGLGETLAELQEKAAAAPRLEKMTFSCCGCTEFVEQLRASGRRQIVITGMETHVCVLQTAVELLDAGYVVHLVQDAVMSRSEQNKQLATGMMQQAGAVITCTESVLFQWLKAAGTDSFKKLSKLVK from the coding sequence ATGACAACCATTCGGCAGCGTTTTTTTCTCGATGCAGCAGATTCTGTATTGGTGGTGATTGATGTGCAGGAGCGGCTGTGCAAGGCCATGGACCCGCAGGTGCTGGCCGGTCTGACCGCGAACACGGCTATTCTGCTTGAATCTGCCGCAGAACTGCAGGTGCCGGTTGTGATCACGGAGCAGTATGTCAAGGGGTTGGGCGAGACCCTGGCGGAGTTGCAGGAAAAGGCTGCGGCTGCCCCCCGGCTTGAGAAAATGACCTTCAGTTGCTGCGGCTGCACGGAGTTTGTAGAGCAGCTTCGGGCCAGCGGGCGACGGCAGATTGTGATTACCGGTATGGAGACCCATGTCTGCGTACTGCAGACGGCGGTTGAGCTGCTGGATGCCGGCTATGTCGTGCATCTGGTGCAGGATGCCGTCATGAGCCGTTCTGAACAGAACAAGCAGTTGGCAACAGGGATGATGCAACAGGCCGGGGCGGTGATCACCTGCACTGAATCGGTGCTGTTTCAATGGCTCAAGGCGGCCGGTACTGACTCATTCAAAAAACTTTCCAAGCTGGTGAAGTAG
- a CDS encoding DUF2288 domain-containing protein produces the protein MQDDAMQGLAAQVDTAQWQWLRAHNERGALILVEGMLELAVVGERLVADDAAAVQSWLASRLVSKPTAEQVAAWNDVPDKLFSMLVVSPFVLIQEQHEDKAHTCS, from the coding sequence ATGCAGGATGACGCCATGCAGGGATTGGCGGCACAGGTTGATACAGCCCAGTGGCAGTGGCTGCGTGCCCACAATGAACGGGGGGCCTTAATACTGGTTGAGGGGATGTTGGAGCTGGCTGTGGTGGGGGAACGGCTCGTGGCGGACGACGCTGCTGCCGTGCAGTCCTGGCTGGCGTCACGGCTTGTCTCAAAGCCGACTGCCGAACAGGTTGCAGCATGGAATGACGTGCCTGACAAGCTGTTCTCCATGTTGGTGGTAAGCCCGTTTGTGTTGATTCAGGAGCAGCACGAGGACAAAGCCCACACCTGCTCCTGA
- a CDS encoding DUF4388 domain-containing protein, with protein sequence MAFSGDLEHLSIVDVIQLLHTTRKTGTLKVQGRKGEISVAFSDGYIVGASHYSKGALIGTILQEAGVITAETLQKALTIQEQAGKDRKPLVATLLENGFADRDAAYRGLETLIELAIVEMLTWKKGSFALQVDEILLCDEFRYFPDKLDQEITLPTEHVLMDALRIFDEKMRDGLLTMEDEPAEIQPPAAPEQPDSSTVLSADDLGLGDLDTVKRKLPAFHEALKDQSSPSDLLQSKFNAVLKDTSASLQQVGSLPETARILLETVAALFPRALTLVAWDTELVAERGIGITTPRDAGPGPVMGFKIPLGSGALFSFILDKGHLFYGKSDDQALQEYLYPVIGAPADNTILLLPLKLGKRVVSLIYADFGTQQAAEVPTVQLEGCAEHAGLAIESALLRKQQTTKTT encoded by the coding sequence ATGGCCTTCTCAGGTGATCTGGAACACCTTTCCATAGTTGATGTGATCCAACTGTTGCATACGACCCGCAAGACCGGCACCTTGAAGGTACAGGGGCGCAAAGGGGAGATCTCGGTTGCCTTCAGCGACGGCTATATCGTGGGGGCAAGCCATTATTCAAAGGGAGCCCTGATCGGCACGATCCTGCAGGAGGCCGGGGTAATCACGGCCGAGACCCTGCAAAAGGCCCTGACTATCCAGGAACAGGCCGGCAAAGACAGAAAACCGCTGGTTGCAACGTTGTTGGAGAACGGGTTTGCTGATCGGGATGCCGCCTACCGTGGCCTTGAAACCTTGATCGAGCTGGCGATCGTCGAGATGCTGACCTGGAAAAAAGGGAGCTTTGCCCTGCAGGTGGATGAGATACTGCTCTGTGACGAATTCCGCTATTTCCCCGACAAGTTAGACCAGGAGATTACCCTGCCCACCGAGCATGTCCTGATGGATGCCTTGAGGATCTTTGACGAAAAGATGCGGGACGGCCTGCTGACGATGGAAGACGAGCCAGCCGAGATACAGCCCCCTGCTGCACCGGAACAACCGGACAGCAGCACGGTCCTCTCGGCTGATGATCTCGGTCTGGGCGATCTGGATACGGTCAAACGCAAGCTGCCTGCCTTCCATGAGGCCCTGAAAGATCAGTCCTCCCCATCGGATCTGCTGCAGTCCAAGTTCAACGCCGTCCTGAAAGACACCAGCGCCAGCCTGCAGCAGGTGGGCAGCCTGCCGGAAACCGCCAGAATCCTGTTGGAAACCGTGGCAGCCCTGTTTCCCCGCGCCCTGACCCTGGTGGCCTGGGATACCGAACTGGTGGCAGAGCGGGGGATCGGCATCACCACCCCCCGGGATGCCGGTCCCGGACCGGTCATGGGGTTCAAGATCCCGCTTGGCAGTGGCGCTCTGTTCAGTTTTATTCTTGACAAGGGGCACCTTTTCTACGGTAAATCCGATGATCAGGCCTTGCAAGAATATCTCTACCCGGTTATCGGAGCACCGGCAGACAACACGATACTCCTGCTGCCGCTGAAACTGGGTAAACGGGTTGTCTCGCTGATTTACGCTGACTTCGGCACCCAGCAGGCTGCAGAGGTGCCCACGGTTCAGCTGGAAGGGTGTGCCGAGCATGCCGGTCTGGCGATTGAAAGCGCCCTGCTGCGTAAGCAGCAAACCACGAAAACCACCTGA
- a CDS encoding type IV pilus twitching motility protein PilT, with product MDMNLLNQILGIAFEKRVSDLHFEVDNPPFFRAHGQLIRSKLPSLTPQDTEFIAKTVLAQSNRQLPEDLRELDAAYALSNGGRFRVSIFRQRCSVGIVMRVIPPYIAAFNELNLPPVLGEICQAPNGLILVTGPTGNGKSTTLASMLQFINQNDSFNIITIEDPIEFLFASDKSCIIQREVGIDTGSFSAALKASLRMDPDVIMVGEMRDLETIDSCIKAAETGHLVFSTLHTQSASSTINRLVGHFPPDAQEVIRQRLADILVATVSLRLINDKTGERVLPVVEIMRTTTTIQACIREGRFDEIEKHIENGRTQYQMQSLDQHLVQLCQQELITFEQAKRITRSMDLERKLTFTGE from the coding sequence ATGGACATGAACCTGCTCAACCAGATCCTGGGGATTGCCTTTGAAAAACGGGTCTCCGACCTGCACTTCGAGGTGGACAACCCGCCGTTTTTCAGGGCACACGGCCAACTGATCCGTTCAAAACTGCCCTCCCTGACCCCGCAGGACACCGAATTTATCGCCAAGACCGTGCTGGCCCAGAGCAATCGCCAGTTGCCCGAAGACCTGCGGGAACTTGATGCTGCCTACGCCCTGTCCAATGGCGGCCGGTTCCGGGTCAGCATCTTCCGCCAACGCTGCAGCGTCGGCATCGTCATGCGGGTCATCCCTCCCTACATTGCCGCCTTTAACGAGCTGAACCTGCCACCGGTGCTGGGAGAGATCTGCCAGGCCCCCAACGGCCTGATCCTGGTCACCGGCCCGACGGGAAACGGCAAGTCCACCACCCTGGCCTCCATGCTGCAGTTCATCAACCAGAACGACAGTTTCAACATCATCACCATAGAGGATCCGATTGAATTTCTGTTTGCCTCAGACAAAAGCTGCATCATTCAACGTGAAGTCGGGATCGATACCGGCAGCTTCAGCGCCGCCCTGAAGGCCTCACTGCGGATGGACCCTGACGTGATCATGGTGGGGGAGATGCGGGATCTGGAGACTATTGACTCCTGCATCAAGGCGGCCGAGACCGGCCACCTGGTCTTCTCCACCCTGCATACCCAGAGCGCCTCTTCAACCATCAACCGCCTGGTGGGGCACTTCCCCCCCGACGCCCAGGAGGTGATCCGCCAGCGGCTGGCCGACATTCTGGTGGCAACCGTGTCGTTACGCCTGATTAACGACAAGACCGGCGAACGGGTACTACCGGTGGTTGAGATCATGCGCACCACCACCACTATTCAGGCCTGCATCCGTGAGGGACGTTTCGACGAGATCGAGAAGCATATCGAGAACGGCCGCACCCAGTACCAGATGCAGTCCCTTGATCAGCACCTGGTACAGCTCTGTCAGCAGGAACTGATTACCTTTGAGCAGGCCAAACGGATCACCCGTTCCATGGACCTGGAGCGGAAACTGACATTCACCGGAGAATAG